DNA from Mesorhizobium sp. DCY119:
GCCTATGGCTCTGTTTGAACCAATCCGTCCTGTATGAATGCCTTTATGGCGGGCAATTCCTACCAAAAGGATAATTCAGTTTTGTGACTCTAGGGGCCGCTTCACCTCACCGCAACCCACGAAATCTTTCATCTCATTGTTCGGATGAGTCTTTTTGTCGCGGCGAAAATTCTTAACCATTTTGCGGAATGTTCAGTTGAACGATCTCACGAGGCTGCCGACGAGCAGGTTCCAGCCGTCGATAAGCACGAAGAACAGGATCTTGAAAGGCAGCGACACCACCGTCGGCGGCAGCATCATCATGCCCATGGCCATGGTGATGGTGGCGACGATCAGGTCGATGACGAGAAATGGCAGGACGATGAGGAAGCCTATCTCGAAACCGCGCCGGATTTCCGAAATCATGAAGGCCGGAACGAGCACGCGCAGATCGACATTTTCGCGCGAAACCGTCTGGCCGCGTTCGCGGGCGAGGTCGGCGAAGAGGTCGAAATCCTTGTCGCGGACATGTTTGACCATGAACTGACGGAAGGGATCGGAAATCCGCTCCAGCGCCTGGTCCTGGTTTATCTCGTTGTTCATCAGGGGACGCACGCCGTTGGCCCAGGCCTGATCAAAGGTCGGGGCCATGACGTAGAAGGTCATGAACAGCGACAGGCTGATGATGATCATGTTGGCAGGCGTCGTCTGCAGGCCCATGCCGACGCGCAGGATCGAGAAGGCGATGACGAAGCGGGTGAAGCTCGTCACCATGATGAGCAGGCCCGGCGCAATCGACAAAACCGTCAGCAGGCCGAACATCTGGATGATGTAGCCGACGGTCGTGCCGTCCGCCTGGCCGATGCCGCCGAGATCGATCTGCTGGGCCTGCGCCACCGTTGCGGTGGCGATCAGCGCGAAGGCCGTGAGGAGGAGTTTTCTCATTCGAAAAGCAGTGTCCGGATGAGCACCTGCTTGACGTGGCCTTCGCTGCGGATTTTTGCCCGCTCCTCGAGATCGGCTTTCAGATGCTGGAACCCGCTGGCGCCTTCGATCTGATGAACCTTGACGGTGCGAAGGAAGGCGAGGAGGTCCTGAT
Protein-coding regions in this window:
- the fliP gene encoding flagellar type III secretion system pore protein FliP (The bacterial flagellar biogenesis protein FliP forms a type III secretion system (T3SS)-type pore required for flagellar assembly.); its protein translation is MRKLLLTAFALIATATVAQAQQIDLGGIGQADGTTVGYIIQMFGLLTVLSIAPGLLIMVTSFTRFVIAFSILRVGMGLQTTPANMIIISLSLFMTFYVMAPTFDQAWANGVRPLMNNEINQDQALERISDPFRQFMVKHVRDKDFDLFADLARERGQTVSRENVDLRVLVPAFMISEIRRGFEIGFLIVLPFLVIDLIVATITMAMGMMMLPPTVVSLPFKILFFVLIDGWNLLVGSLVRSFN